The following proteins are encoded in a genomic region of Paenibacillus sp. FSL R7-0273:
- the ftsZ gene encoding cell division protein FtsZ, protein MLEFDFEMESLAQIKVIGVGGGGSNAVNRMIENGVQGVEFITVNTDAQALHMAKSEHKLQIGDKLTRGLGAGANPEVGKKAAEESRDLISNTLKGADMVFVTAGMGGGTGTGAAPVIAEIARECGALTVGVVTRPFTFEGRKRSNQAELGIEALKEKVDTLIVIPNDRLLEIVDKKTPMLEAFREADNVLRQAVQGISDLIAVPGLINLDFADVKTIMTERGSALMGIGIATGENRASEAARKAIMSPLLETSIEGARGVIMNITGGSNLSLYEVNEAAEIVTSASDPEVNMIFGAIIEESMKDEIKVTVIATGFEHKPSPVAQTRRPAASSEPAADKGNSNNLRPFGNQTASDQLDIPTFLRNRTRGNNE, encoded by the coding sequence ATGTTGGAATTTGATTTTGAAATGGAGAGCTTGGCGCAAATAAAAGTCATCGGCGTAGGCGGCGGCGGAAGCAATGCTGTCAACCGGATGATCGAAAATGGCGTTCAGGGTGTTGAGTTCATCACGGTTAATACAGATGCCCAAGCGCTGCATATGGCCAAATCGGAGCATAAACTGCAAATCGGGGACAAGCTTACCCGGGGTCTTGGCGCAGGCGCCAATCCTGAAGTAGGCAAGAAGGCAGCTGAGGAGTCCCGCGATCTGATCTCAAATACGCTTAAGGGTGCAGATATGGTATTCGTCACTGCAGGAATGGGCGGCGGTACGGGTACCGGTGCTGCTCCTGTCATTGCTGAAATTGCCAGAGAATGCGGAGCGTTGACAGTGGGTGTTGTCACCCGCCCGTTTACTTTTGAAGGAAGAAAGCGGTCCAACCAGGCTGAGCTTGGAATCGAAGCTCTGAAGGAAAAAGTAGATACCCTTATCGTTATCCCGAATGACCGCCTGCTGGAAATTGTGGATAAGAAGACGCCGATGCTGGAGGCTTTCCGCGAAGCGGATAACGTGCTCCGTCAGGCTGTACAGGGTATTTCCGACCTTATTGCTGTACCTGGTCTGATCAACCTTGACTTTGCAGATGTGAAGACAATCATGACTGAACGCGGCTCTGCTCTGATGGGCATCGGAATTGCCACCGGTGAGAACCGTGCGTCTGAAGCAGCCCGCAAGGCGATTATGAGCCCGCTGCTGGAGACCTCTATCGAGGGCGCACGCGGTGTAATTATGAACATAACAGGCGGCTCCAACCTCTCCCTGTACGAGGTGAATGAGGCGGCTGAGATTGTTACCTCAGCCTCGGACCCTGAAGTCAATATGATCTTCGGTGCAATCATTGAGGAGAGCATGAAGGATGAAATCAAGGTTACGGTTATTGCTACCGGCTTTGAGCATAAGCCTTCTCCAGTTGCCCAGACCCGCCGTCCGGCTGCCAGCAGTGAGCCTGCGGCTGACAAAGGCAACAGCAATAATCTGCGGCCGTTCGGTAATCAGACAGCCTCTGACCAGCTTGATATACCGACCTTCCTGCGTAACCGCACACGCGGCAACAACGAGTAA
- a CDS encoding Rpn family recombination-promoting nuclease/putative transposase, which produces MELLDPRVDFVFKRIFASETNKDVLLAFLNRVLQDAGTAPLDEVVLLNPYTDKDDPGDKQSIFDIWARTVDGRLINIEMQLFNQYDMEKRTLYYWSKRYASQLQTGGRYTELKKCITINILNYNVLPNEHTHSVFHLREDSSGAPLIDDIEIHFLELPKLKKPAVPGEEGLVNWLLFLKGKDNENWEVLKMNEPALQKAMETLEYLSQNPEARRRYEDRQKFLHDEASQRDGAQREGFAKGLEEGRKAGIEEGIKEGIKEGIKEGIKEGKEEGLQEGMREAKLEIAANLLRMGLSLQAVQAATGLTEEDIRLLN; this is translated from the coding sequence ATGGAATTGCTTGACCCCCGGGTAGACTTTGTTTTTAAGAGAATATTTGCAAGTGAGACTAATAAGGATGTTCTGCTGGCTTTTCTGAACCGTGTTCTGCAGGATGCGGGAACTGCCCCTTTGGATGAAGTGGTATTGCTGAACCCCTACACAGATAAAGATGATCCGGGAGACAAGCAGTCCATATTTGATATCTGGGCGAGGACGGTTGACGGCAGGCTGATTAATATTGAAATGCAATTGTTTAACCAATATGATATGGAAAAGCGGACGCTTTACTACTGGAGTAAGCGTTATGCGAGCCAGCTGCAGACCGGCGGGCGGTACACGGAGCTTAAGAAGTGTATCACGATCAATATATTAAACTATAATGTGCTGCCGAATGAACACACCCATAGTGTTTTTCATCTGCGGGAGGACAGCAGCGGTGCGCCGCTTATCGATGATATAGAAATTCATTTTCTCGAGTTGCCCAAGCTGAAGAAGCCGGCTGTACCCGGAGAAGAAGGGCTGGTGAACTGGCTGCTGTTTCTGAAGGGAAAAGACAATGAGAACTGGGAGGTACTGAAGATGAATGAACCGGCACTGCAAAAAGCGATGGAGACGCTGGAATACCTGAGCCAGAATCCCGAAGCCCGGCGCAGATATGAAGACCGTCAGAAGTTTCTGCATGATGAGGCCTCGCAAAGGGATGGTGCGCAAAGGGAAGGCTTTGCCAAGGGCTTGGAGGAAGGCAGAAAAGCTGGAATAGAAGAAGGCATTAAAGAAGGCATTAAAGAAGGTATTAAAGAAGGTATTAAAGAAGGCAAAGAAGAGGGCCTTCAAGAAGGTATGCGGGAAGCCAAGCTGGAGATTGCTGCAAATTTACTCCGGATGGGGCTTAGCCTCCAGGCGGTCCAAGCTGCAACCGGACTTACAGAAGAGGATATCAGGCTTTTGAATTAA
- the murA gene encoding UDP-N-acetylglucosamine 1-carboxyvinyltransferase produces the protein MDKLVIEGGSPLSGTIRIHGAKNAALPILAASLLAEGVHSLHNVPKLLDIETMLNILGRLGCKAVHDEETVTMDTSTLSTSHVPEELMRQMRSSIFLMGPLLSRFGEVTIYQPGGCAIGERKIDLHLQGLKLLGAEIEESNGRISCRAARLTGSDIHLDYPSVGATENIMMAAATAEGTTTISGAAREPEIQDLQNFLNAMGAQIIGAGTDTITIRGVNKLYPCTYEVIPDRIVAGTVMIAAAATRGSVTLTHTNAGHLTSLIHVLRRAGVQITVCNDIINISCKGRPRAVERIVTSPYPSFPTDLQSQVMVLLSLADGFSVIKETVFEGRFKHVEEMARMGADISTDLNRAFIRGVQRLYGATVEATDLRAGAALVIAGLAAQGTTVVEQAHHIDRGYDGIELLFQKLGARISRKVPVPGPFDLAN, from the coding sequence TTGGACAAATTGGTGATTGAGGGTGGAAGTCCCCTGTCAGGCACCATACGTATCCATGGAGCAAAAAATGCGGCATTGCCGATTCTGGCGGCAAGCCTGCTGGCCGAAGGAGTTCACTCACTGCATAATGTGCCGAAGCTGCTGGACATCGAAACGATGCTGAATATTTTGGGGCGGCTGGGCTGCAAGGCTGTGCATGATGAGGAAACAGTGACAATGGATACGTCAACCTTAAGCACTTCCCATGTACCGGAGGAATTAATGCGGCAGATGCGTTCTTCCATTTTTTTGATGGGGCCGCTATTATCCAGATTTGGCGAAGTGACGATCTATCAGCCGGGAGGCTGTGCGATCGGGGAACGCAAGATTGACCTTCACCTGCAGGGCCTCAAGCTGCTTGGAGCCGAGATTGAAGAGAGCAACGGCCGGATATCCTGCCGGGCTGCCAGACTGACGGGCAGCGACATTCATCTGGATTATCCCAGTGTCGGAGCTACTGAGAATATCATGATGGCGGCAGCAACGGCAGAGGGCACAACTACCATATCAGGTGCAGCCAGAGAGCCGGAAATCCAGGACCTGCAGAATTTCCTGAATGCAATGGGGGCCCAGATCATCGGTGCAGGCACCGATACGATTACCATCCGCGGAGTCAACAAGCTCTATCCGTGCACGTATGAAGTCATTCCGGACCGGATTGTCGCCGGAACGGTTATGATTGCCGCAGCCGCTACGCGCGGTAGTGTTACACTCACCCATACTAATGCCGGACATTTAACCTCGCTCATCCATGTGCTGAGGCGGGCAGGTGTTCAAATCACAGTCTGCAATGATATAATTAATATCAGCTGCAAGGGGCGTCCGCGAGCGGTAGAGCGGATTGTGACCTCACCCTACCCCTCTTTTCCAACGGATCTGCAATCACAGGTGATGGTGCTGCTGTCGCTGGCCGACGGTTTCAGTGTCATTAAAGAGACTGTATTCGAGGGGCGCTTTAAGCATGTGGAGGAGATGGCCCGGATGGGGGCGGATATCTCCACTGACCTGAACCGCGCGTTTATCCGCGGTGTGCAGCGGCTGTACGGGGCAACAGTAGAGGCAACGGATCTGCGGGCGGGAGCCGCCCTGGTCATTGCGGGACTTGCAGCACAGGGGACTACTGTGGTAGAGCAGGCGCATCACATTGACCGCGGTTACGACGGTATCGAGCTGCTGTTCCAGAAGCTGGGTGCCCGCATCAGCCGCAAAGTGCCTGTACCGGGTCCCTTTGATTTGGCCAATTAA
- the pgeF gene encoding peptidoglycan editing factor PgeF, translating into MEPFIQMKELPVRLQLEPWLKHSGITAGFTGRQGGTGKAPYDSFNCAFHVGDDPEAVLANRSRLAGSLGFSLEDWTCGEQTHGTHIEAVTSAKRGRGSRDRTSAFQSTDGLLTNVPGVLLTSFYADCVPLYFYDPVKRAAGLAHAGWKGTVGEIAGAMVSKMVEIYGSRPGDITAAIGPSIGECCYEVDEYVMKHVRALEQTLPEPASLDAAAPLYNISQSDRDKSMLNLKEMNRRIMIKAGILPTHIECTTWCTSCNPDLFFSYRKEQGVTGRMTSWIGIKES; encoded by the coding sequence ATGGAACCGTTTATTCAAATGAAGGAGCTGCCCGTACGGCTGCAGCTGGAACCGTGGCTGAAGCATTCCGGAATCACTGCCGGATTTACGGGAAGACAGGGCGGAACAGGCAAGGCGCCTTATGACAGCTTCAACTGTGCTTTTCATGTCGGCGATGATCCGGAGGCTGTGCTTGCTAACCGCAGCAGGCTTGCAGGCAGTCTGGGCTTTAGCCTGGAGGACTGGACCTGCGGGGAGCAGACTCACGGAACCCATATAGAGGCCGTTACTTCAGCAAAGCGCGGGCGCGGCAGCCGGGACAGGACATCTGCTTTTCAGTCTACAGACGGGCTGCTCACAAACGTGCCTGGAGTGCTGCTTACCTCCTTTTATGCGGATTGTGTGCCGCTGTACTTCTATGATCCTGTGAAGCGTGCGGCAGGACTGGCCCATGCCGGTTGGAAAGGCACAGTCGGAGAAATTGCCGGAGCTATGGTCAGCAAAATGGTGGAGATATACGGAAGCCGCCCAGGCGATATTACAGCAGCTATAGGCCCGTCAATCGGAGAATGCTGCTATGAGGTGGATGAGTACGTGATGAAGCATGTCCGTGCGCTTGAGCAGACGCTGCCTGAGCCTGCTTCATTGGATGCTGCAGCGCCGTTATACAATATTTCGCAGAGTGACAGGGACAAAAGTATGCTGAACTTGAAAGAAATGAACCGACGCATTATGATTAAAGCAGGAATTTTGCCGACTCATATCGAATGTACAACATGGTGTACAAGCTGTAATCCTGATCTGTTCTTTTCATACCGCAAGGAACAGGGCGTAACAGGAAGAATGACGAGCTGGATCGGAATAAAGGAGAGCTGA
- the sigE gene encoding RNA polymerase sporulation sigma factor SigE: MMVKWKLALQLQYYRMLFLMGLKSQEIYYIGGSEALPPPLTREEEEYLLQRLSTGDAAVRAMLIERNLRLVVYIARKFENTGINIEDLVSIGAIGLIKAVNTFDPEKKIKLATYASRCIENEILMYLRRNSKTRSEVSFDEPLNIDWDGNELLLSDVLGTENDTIYRNIEEQVDRKLLQKALEKLSERERLIMELRFGLRGGEEKTQKDVADLLGISQSYISRLEKRIIKRLRKEFNKMV, encoded by the coding sequence ATAATGGTCAAATGGAAGCTTGCGCTGCAGCTCCAGTACTATCGGATGCTGTTTCTGATGGGGCTAAAAAGCCAGGAAATCTATTATATCGGGGGAAGTGAGGCACTGCCTCCGCCTTTGACAAGGGAAGAAGAGGAATACCTGCTGCAGCGGCTCTCTACAGGGGATGCGGCAGTCAGAGCCATGCTGATTGAACGCAATCTGCGTCTGGTGGTGTATATTGCCCGCAAATTTGAGAACACGGGCATCAATATTGAGGATCTTGTCTCCATCGGTGCCATAGGGCTGATTAAAGCCGTAAATACATTTGATCCTGAAAAAAAAATCAAGCTGGCTACCTACGCCTCGCGCTGCATTGAAAATGAGATCCTGATGTATCTGCGGCGCAACAGCAAGACGCGCAGCGAGGTGTCCTTTGATGAGCCGCTGAATATTGACTGGGACGGCAACGAGCTGCTGCTCTCCGATGTGCTGGGGACTGAAAATGATACCATTTACCGGAATATTGAGGAGCAGGTAGACCGCAAGCTGCTGCAGAAGGCGCTGGAGAAGCTCAGCGAGCGGGAGCGGCTGATTATGGAGCTGAGATTCGGGCTGCGGGGTGGTGAAGAGAAAACCCAGAAGGATGTTGCCGATCTGCTGGGAATCTCGCAATCTTACATCTCGCGTCTGGAAAAGAGAATTATCAAGCGGCTGCGCAAGGAATTCAATAAGATGGTGTGA
- a CDS encoding cell division protein FtsQ/DivIB, giving the protein MPKTRLPRLKEDKPVKKMSRKITVILLLLFLALLAVIFFRSSVSRITEINFQGNKYTTREELLERSGLVIGGQFFAASADSVKEALKQLKTVQEATVVKNFPGIVNITIEEFPAVAYELDQQGILEAILSSGAAVKVNETGIAVEKPILTGWKEEDPYKSKLSQALAAIPNELTSDISEIVPSPTLSFPDRIKLYTRSHFEVITAISLLKDKVEYLNQVIETEEPGLIKMLEADTYVPFAAENEDDEDIQE; this is encoded by the coding sequence ATGCCTAAAACCCGACTGCCTCGTCTGAAAGAGGACAAGCCTGTAAAAAAAATGAGCCGTAAAATTACTGTTATCCTGCTGCTGCTGTTTTTAGCGCTGCTTGCGGTTATCTTTTTCCGCTCGTCTGTCAGCCGTATAACCGAAATCAATTTTCAGGGCAACAAATACACAACCCGGGAGGAACTGCTGGAGAGAAGCGGTCTTGTAATCGGCGGGCAGTTTTTTGCAGCCTCGGCTGATTCGGTGAAAGAAGCACTGAAGCAGCTCAAAACGGTGCAGGAAGCAACAGTGGTTAAGAATTTTCCCGGAATTGTGAACATAACAATTGAAGAGTTTCCTGCTGTAGCCTATGAGCTGGATCAGCAGGGAATCCTTGAGGCTATTCTTTCAAGCGGAGCTGCTGTCAAGGTGAATGAAACCGGAATTGCCGTGGAGAAGCCGATTCTGACCGGCTGGAAGGAAGAGGACCCCTACAAAAGCAAGCTGAGCCAGGCTCTGGCCGCCATTCCGAATGAATTGACCAGTGACATCTCCGAGATTGTTCCTTCACCGACCCTGTCCTTTCCGGACCGGATCAAGCTGTACACACGTTCGCATTTTGAGGTTATAACAGCGATTTCGCTTCTGAAAGACAAGGTCGAATATTTGAACCAGGTGATAGAGACTGAGGAGCCCGGCCTGATCAAGATGCTGGAGGCTGATACCTATGTACCCTTCGCGGCAGAAAATGAGGATGATGAGGACATACAAGAGTAA
- the ftsA gene encoding cell division protein FtsA: MSNNDIIVSLDIGTSKVRAIIGEVTNGTFNIIGVGSADSEGIRKGAIVDIDQTVQSIRSAVEYAEQMVGIQISEVYVGISGNHIGLQSSHGVVAVQNEDREIGEEDIDRVIKAAEVIAMPPEREVIDVVAKQYIVDGLEGIQDPRGMIGVRLEVEATIITGAKTPIHNLLRCVEKSGLKVKDLVLMSLGAGGLALSKDEKSMGAVLVDIGAGSTTIAVYEEGSLCATSTIPIGGEFVTNDIAYGLRTLTDQAEKVKLKYGCAWIDDAASDVVFKVLRIGSNVEKEFNQEDLAAIIEPRVQEIFHLIRQEVKRLGYNDLPGGYILTGGTVSMPGVLKAAQSELSASVRIAVPDYIGVRDPGFTGGVGILHNVVRRFRVRSNNGVSANKKTVNRSKQSAAPSQEIDKKPGLMERIKNMFSEFI, encoded by the coding sequence TTGAGCAACAATGACATCATTGTTAGTTTGGACATCGGTACATCCAAAGTACGGGCAATTATCGGAGAAGTTACTAATGGAACCTTTAATATTATTGGCGTTGGATCTGCTGATTCCGAAGGGATTCGCAAGGGTGCGATTGTAGATATCGATCAGACTGTGCAATCGATCAGAAGTGCTGTGGAGTATGCAGAGCAGATGGTCGGTATTCAAATATCTGAGGTATACGTCGGGATTTCCGGCAATCACATCGGTCTGCAATCCAGCCATGGCGTCGTTGCCGTTCAGAATGAGGACCGGGAGATCGGCGAAGAGGACATTGACCGGGTGATCAAAGCGGCAGAAGTTATTGCTATGCCGCCTGAACGGGAAGTCATCGACGTTGTTGCCAAGCAATATATCGTTGACGGCCTGGAAGGAATCCAGGATCCCCGCGGTATGATCGGGGTTCGTCTGGAGGTTGAGGCGACGATTATAACCGGGGCGAAGACGCCAATACATAATCTGCTTCGTTGTGTAGAGAAATCAGGGCTTAAAGTAAAGGATCTTGTACTGATGTCTCTTGGAGCCGGCGGATTGGCGCTGTCCAAAGATGAAAAGTCGATGGGGGCAGTACTGGTTGATATCGGTGCAGGCTCAACGACGATTGCCGTTTATGAAGAAGGTTCCCTTTGTGCTACTTCCACGATCCCGATCGGCGGAGAATTTGTAACCAATGATATTGCCTACGGGCTCCGTACACTTACGGATCAGGCGGAAAAGGTAAAGCTGAAGTACGGCTGCGCCTGGATTGATGATGCCGCCTCAGATGTCGTATTTAAGGTGCTCCGTATCGGCAGCAATGTGGAAAAGGAATTTAACCAGGAGGATCTGGCAGCCATTATCGAGCCGAGAGTCCAGGAAATCTTCCACCTGATCCGTCAGGAAGTGAAGCGCCTCGGTTACAACGACCTTCCCGGAGGTTATATACTTACGGGCGGAACTGTATCTATGCCGGGTGTATTAAAGGCAGCACAATCCGAATTGTCAGCTTCAGTGCGCATTGCTGTGCCTGACTATATCGGAGTACGTGACCCTGGCTTTACCGGCGGTGTAGGTATTCTGCATAATGTTGTCCGCCGTTTCCGTGTACGCAGCAATAACGGTGTAAGCGCAAATAAGAAGACGGTCAACCGAAGCAAGCAAAGCGCTGCTCCAAGCCAGGAGATCGACAAGAAGCCGGGTCTGATGGAGCGTATAAAAAATATGTTCAGCGAGTTCATATAA
- a CDS encoding YlmC/YmxH family sporulation protein, whose translation MNDESFNAGKKMKISDFQTKDVINIVDGRRLGQISDLELDLRRGVIDAIIIPGFTRFMGLFGGGTDLIIPWRNIVKIGADVVLVKMEEARLPQGQEERETMYLERGDRSERRTY comes from the coding sequence ATGAACGACGAGTCCTTTAATGCAGGAAAAAAAATGAAAATCTCCGATTTCCAGACCAAGGATGTCATCAATATTGTGGACGGAAGACGGCTGGGGCAGATCAGCGATCTTGAGCTGGACCTGCGCCGAGGGGTAATCGATGCGATTATCATTCCCGGCTTCACCCGCTTTATGGGGCTGTTCGGCGGCGGTACGGATCTCATTATTCCGTGGCGTAATATCGTCAAGATCGGTGCGGATGTTGTTCTTGTCAAAATGGAGGAGGCCAGGCTCCCGCAGGGCCAGGAAGAGCGTGAAACGATGTATCTGGAGCGGGGGGACCGCAGTGAACGGCGCACTTATTAA
- a CDS encoding YggS family pyridoxal phosphate-dependent enzyme encodes MTLLERKAAVEERVARACAASGRDVNDVKVIAVTKYVSLNTVAEVFEAGLGEIAESRWQDAEHKWKALGDKGTWHFIGHLQTNKVKDVIGKFEYIHSLDRLSLARELQKKAGAAGIDVKVFLQVNISGEDTKFGLPPEAVPEFLREIAPLDRIKVIGLMTMAPHEEDPELTRPVFRGLRKLRDELNLLALTPEPIQELSMGMSNDFEVAIEEGATRVRLGTVLVGHEEGA; translated from the coding sequence TTGACACTGCTGGAAAGAAAAGCCGCTGTAGAGGAACGTGTAGCACGCGCCTGCGCGGCAAGCGGCCGGGATGTAAACGACGTCAAGGTTATCGCAGTGACGAAATATGTATCGCTGAACACGGTGGCTGAAGTATTTGAGGCAGGCCTCGGAGAGATCGCCGAAAGCCGCTGGCAGGATGCCGAGCATAAGTGGAAGGCGCTTGGAGACAAAGGAACCTGGCATTTTATCGGTCATCTGCAGACCAATAAGGTTAAGGACGTTATCGGCAAATTTGAATATATACATTCTCTGGACCGGTTATCGCTGGCGCGCGAATTGCAGAAAAAAGCCGGTGCCGCCGGAATAGACGTGAAGGTATTCCTTCAGGTTAATATATCCGGAGAAGATACGAAGTTTGGTCTGCCGCCTGAAGCTGTACCGGAATTTCTGCGGGAAATTGCTCCGCTTGACCGGATAAAGGTTATCGGGCTGATGACCATGGCGCCTCATGAAGAAGATCCGGAGCTTACCCGTCCCGTGTTCCGCGGACTCAGGAAGCTGCGTGATGAGCTGAATCTGCTGGCCTTGACACCTGAGCCTATACAAGAGCTGTCGATGGGAATGTCGAATGATTTTGAAGTGGCGATAGAGGAAGGAGCCACCCGGGTACGCCTGGGTACGGTATTAGTAGGTCACGAGGAGGGAGCTTGA
- the spoIIGA gene encoding sigma-E processing peptidase SpoIIGA: MVVYIDLIFAANLLIDGVLIWLTGWLVKVKIAWWRLFLSALVGALYVVMMFVPELSFLYTFLIKFGLSVLMLLIAFGYSSLQGYLRALGAFYVINFTAAGGILGIHYLLQSSGDIWNGILFTSTGGQAHRLKIGFWFVLAMLPVVLLLFKLIHSSRVRREQLESYIGEVTVEIEGVSVVCQGLLDTGNRLNDPLTRIPVMVMEASLWDGHLPASWKGKLTQMSADQLLLETDGQSFAWQDRLRLVPYRGVNRGAAFMLALKPDLVKIKLGEDSFCSKRVLIGLDGGTLSGDGAYRAVIHPDLAQKEHAAEAAVPC, translated from the coding sequence GTGGTAGTTTACATCGACTTGATTTTCGCTGCCAATCTGCTGATCGACGGAGTGCTCATATGGCTGACAGGCTGGCTGGTCAAGGTAAAGATCGCCTGGTGGAGGCTGTTTCTCTCCGCGCTGGTTGGCGCATTGTATGTGGTGATGATGTTCGTTCCGGAGCTTTCTTTTCTTTATACCTTTCTGATTAAGTTCGGATTGTCGGTGCTGATGCTGCTGATCGCCTTCGGGTACAGCAGCCTGCAGGGGTATCTGCGTGCACTGGGAGCCTTTTACGTCATCAATTTTACGGCGGCCGGCGGTATTCTGGGAATCCATTACCTGCTGCAGAGCTCAGGGGACATCTGGAACGGTATCCTGTTTACCAGTACAGGGGGCCAAGCCCACCGGCTGAAAATCGGATTCTGGTTCGTGCTCGCCATGCTCCCGGTCGTGCTGCTGCTCTTTAAGCTGATCCATTCTTCACGGGTCCGCAGAGAACAGCTGGAATCCTATATAGGTGAGGTGACGGTGGAGATAGAAGGTGTGAGCGTGGTATGCCAGGGCCTGCTGGACACAGGGAACCGGCTGAATGATCCCCTGACCCGGATTCCGGTTATGGTGATGGAGGCTTCGCTCTGGGATGGGCACCTGCCGGCTTCGTGGAAGGGTAAGCTGACCCAGATGAGTGCGGACCAGCTTCTGCTGGAGACGGACGGGCAGTCTTTTGCCTGGCAAGACAGGTTGCGGCTTGTCCCTTACCGGGGCGTAAACCGCGGGGCAGCCTTTATGCTCGCACTGAAGCCGGATCTTGTGAAAATAAAGCTTGGTGAGGATAGCTTCTGCAGTAAAAGAGTGCTCATCGGGCTGGATGGCGGGACACTGTCGGGAGACGGCGCGTACCGGGCGGTCATACACCCTGACCTGGCCCAAAAAGAGCACGCGGCTGAAGCTGCAGTGCCTTGTTGA
- the sigG gene encoding RNA polymerase sporulation sigma factor SigG, which produces MTRNKVEICGVDTSKLPVLTNVEMRELFTSLQQQGERSAREKLVNGNLRLVLSVIQRFNNRGEFVDDLFQVGCIGLMKAIDNFDLSQNVKFSTYAVPMIIGEIRRYLRDNNPIRVSRSLRDIAYKALQVRDSLTNQNSREPTIFEISQALGVPKEDVVFALDAIQDPVSLFEPIYHDGGDPIYVMDQISDDKNKDVSWIEEIALREAMRKLGQREKRILSMRFFEGKTQMEVADEIGISQAQVSRLEKSAIQQMQKHVKS; this is translated from the coding sequence ATGACCCGAAACAAAGTCGAGATTTGCGGAGTGGACACTTCGAAGCTGCCCGTTCTTACGAACGTGGAAATGCGGGAGCTGTTCACTTCGCTACAGCAGCAGGGCGAGCGATCCGCCAGAGAGAAATTGGTTAACGGTAACCTTAGACTTGTTCTTAGCGTTATTCAAAGGTTCAACAATCGGGGAGAGTTCGTTGACGATCTGTTCCAGGTAGGCTGCATCGGTCTGATGAAAGCCATCGATAATTTTGATTTATCGCAAAATGTAAAGTTTTCCACCTATGCGGTGCCGATGATTATCGGTGAAATCCGCAGGTACCTCAGAGACAACAATCCGATCAGAGTTTCGCGTTCGCTGCGGGACATTGCCTACAAGGCGCTTCAGGTCCGTGACAGCCTGACCAACCAGAATTCACGGGAGCCGACGATCTTTGAAATTTCCCAGGCGCTCGGCGTACCGAAAGAGGATGTTGTATTCGCACTGGATGCTATCCAGGATCCGGTGTCCTTGTTCGAGCCGATCTATCATGACGGGGGAGACCCGATCTATGTCATGGATCAGATCAGTGATGACAAAAACAAGGATGTATCGTGGATTGAAGAGATTGCCCTGCGTGAAGCGATGCGGAAGCTGGGGCAGCGTGAGAAGCGGATTTTGTCCATGCGCTTCTTCGAAGGTAAAACCCAGATGGAGGTAGCGGATGAGATCGGTATTTCACAGGCCCAGGTGTCACGGCTTGAGAAGTCGGCCATCCAGCAGATGCAGAAGCATGTAAAGTCTTAA